In Nocardioides sp. zg-1228, a single window of DNA contains:
- a CDS encoding glycerate kinase, with protein MRVLIAPDKFAGTLTAVQAAEAVAAGWRRQAPGDDLDLAPMADGGPGFVDVLHAAMGGELAAVTVSGPHGAPVPAAVLRVGTTAYVEAAQAAGLHLVSGPVETASSVGVGELVLAAVEGGARTVVVGLGGTGTNDGGAGVLATLGAVSDGPLDGGAAPLGSVTTVDLAPARRRLDGVTLVAASDVDNPLTGLFGATKTFGPQKGVAEDRIAEVDGWLEAFAVATDRRTSLDKGAGAAGGIGYALLALGATRQPGIGLVAEAVSLADRARAADLVVTGEGAFDFSSRAGKVPYGVAEIASEALRPCIALAGQVLVGSREMRALGIESAYSLVDLVGEERAFSAPAEALADLAARVARTWSR; from the coding sequence ATGCGCGTGCTGATCGCCCCCGACAAGTTCGCCGGCACCCTCACCGCGGTCCAGGCCGCCGAGGCCGTCGCCGCCGGGTGGCGCCGGCAGGCGCCGGGCGACGACCTCGACCTCGCCCCGATGGCGGACGGCGGCCCCGGCTTCGTCGACGTGCTGCATGCCGCGATGGGCGGCGAGCTCGCGGCGGTGACGGTCTCGGGCCCGCACGGCGCGCCCGTCCCCGCGGCGGTGCTGCGGGTCGGCACGACGGCCTACGTCGAGGCTGCGCAGGCGGCGGGCCTGCACCTGGTCTCCGGCCCGGTCGAGACCGCCTCCAGCGTCGGGGTGGGCGAGCTGGTGCTGGCCGCGGTGGAGGGTGGGGCGCGCACGGTGGTGGTCGGTCTGGGCGGCACCGGCACCAACGACGGCGGCGCGGGCGTCCTGGCGACGCTCGGCGCCGTGTCCGACGGCCCGCTCGACGGGGGTGCCGCTCCGCTGGGGTCGGTGACCACGGTCGACCTCGCACCGGCGCGGCGGCGGCTGGACGGCGTGACCCTGGTGGCGGCGAGCGACGTCGACAACCCCCTCACCGGCCTGTTCGGGGCCACCAAGACCTTCGGGCCGCAGAAGGGGGTCGCCGAGGACCGGATCGCCGAGGTGGACGGGTGGCTGGAGGCGTTCGCCGTCGCCACCGACCGGCGTACGTCGCTCGACAAGGGCGCCGGGGCCGCCGGCGGCATCGGCTACGCCCTGCTCGCCCTCGGTGCCACCCGGCAGCCCGGCATCGGCCTGGTCGCCGAGGCGGTCTCGCTCGCCGACCGGGCGCGCGCGGCCGACCTCGTCGTGACCGGCGAGGGCGCGTTCGACTTCTCCAGCCGCGCGGGCAAGGTGCCCTACGGCGTGGCCGAGATCGCCTCCGAGGCGCTGCGTCCCTGCATCGCGCTGGCCGGGCAGGTGCTGGTCGGCTCGCGCGAGATGCGCGCCCTCGGCATCGAGTCCGCCTACTCGCTCGTGGACCTGGTGGGGGAGGAGCGCGCCTTCAGCGCCCCGGCCGAGGCCCTCGCCGACCTCGCCGCCCGGGTCGCGCGCACCTGGTCGCGCTGA
- a CDS encoding GNAT family N-acetyltransferase has product MREDDVAAFAEITATSYHEVDTRTHQRAWPDPVRRPAARNGHWVRRTRQALATDPGGCWVAEVDGELVGGAVSRVRELMWILASFAVRPEHQGRGIGTQLMAAALHHGRGCLRGMFAASADPGAVRRYRLAGFDLHPQMILTGVVDRSAIPVVGRVREGTAGDRDLMDSLDRRTRGAAHLGDHDLLLEQFRLVVTDHSTGSGYAYVDDEGVPVLVAATNRRTASGLMWEALASSTPGAQVSVHHVTAANAWALDVGLAARLAIYTNGYLCLRGMKPPAPYLHHGSLL; this is encoded by the coding sequence ATGCGCGAGGACGATGTCGCGGCCTTCGCCGAGATCACCGCGACGTCCTACCACGAGGTCGACACCCGCACCCACCAGCGCGCATGGCCCGATCCCGTACGCCGCCCGGCCGCACGCAACGGCCACTGGGTCCGGCGGACCCGGCAGGCGCTGGCCACCGACCCGGGCGGCTGCTGGGTCGCGGAGGTCGATGGCGAGCTCGTCGGCGGTGCGGTGTCGCGGGTGCGTGAGCTGATGTGGATCCTCGCCTCGTTCGCGGTGCGCCCCGAGCACCAGGGCCGCGGCATCGGCACCCAGCTGATGGCGGCCGCGCTGCACCACGGCCGGGGGTGCCTGCGCGGCATGTTCGCCGCGAGCGCCGACCCCGGCGCCGTGCGCCGCTACCGGCTCGCGGGCTTCGACCTCCACCCGCAGATGATCCTCACCGGGGTCGTCGACCGCAGCGCCATCCCGGTGGTCGGCCGGGTGCGCGAGGGCACGGCCGGCGACCGCGACCTGATGGACTCGCTCGACCGGCGCACGCGCGGCGCCGCGCACCTCGGTGACCACGACCTGCTGCTCGAGCAGTTCCGCCTCGTCGTGACCGACCACTCGACGGGCTCCGGCTACGCCTACGTCGACGACGAGGGCGTGCCGGTGCTGGTCGCGGCGACCAACCGGCGTACGGCGTCAGGGCTCATGTGGGAGGCACTGGCGTCCTCGACCCCGGGCGCCCAGGTGTCGGTGCACCACGTCACCGCGGCCAACGCCTGGGCGCTCGACGTCGGCCTGGCGGCCCGGCTGGCGATCTACACCAACGGATACCTCTGCCTGCGGGGGATGAAGCCCCCGGCGCCCTACCTGCACCACGGCTCGCTGCTCTAG
- a CDS encoding sugar phosphate nucleotidyltransferase, with protein sequence MTRRGEVLALVQAGGQGSRMDVLTRERAKPALPFGGVHRLIDFALSSLVHADLTDVWVSLEYQVTSIDDYLSGGRPWSLDRNRGGFRRIVPQTGTGPATESGFAHGNGDLLLRMSADIEAFGAPTLVVCSADHVFNMDLGPVVEDHVASGRVATVLTSEVTKKDASDNVVVLSRGDGTITGIESKPSRPSAGTVATEIFLYDTEALLGTLRDLRRELSGEQDDGDSGIGDFGEHLLPRLVETGRAAAVPLTGYWRDVGQPSLYLQSHRDLLAGRVDVFDHPGRPVISHWPDRPAARVRAAGECHDSLLSPGADVAGLVVGSVLGPGVVVEKGAEVHDSVVMEDCVIRAGSVVRTAVLDERCEVRAGARVGAEPSRRVAHDDDLVLAGRDSEVSGTVAAGARLEPGSAG encoded by the coding sequence ATGACGCGACGAGGTGAGGTCCTGGCCCTGGTCCAGGCGGGTGGCCAGGGCTCCCGGATGGACGTGCTGACCCGGGAGCGAGCCAAGCCCGCGCTGCCCTTCGGCGGCGTGCACCGGCTGATCGACTTCGCCCTCTCCAGCCTCGTGCACGCCGACCTGACCGACGTGTGGGTGTCCCTGGAGTACCAGGTCACCTCCATCGACGACTATCTCTCCGGCGGTCGTCCCTGGAGCCTGGACCGCAACCGCGGGGGCTTTCGCCGCATCGTCCCGCAGACCGGCACCGGGCCGGCGACCGAGAGCGGCTTCGCGCACGGCAACGGCGACCTGCTGCTGCGGATGTCGGCCGACATCGAGGCCTTCGGCGCGCCGACCCTGGTGGTGTGCAGCGCCGACCACGTCTTCAACATGGACCTCGGCCCCGTCGTCGAGGACCACGTCGCCTCGGGGCGCGTGGCGACCGTGCTGACGAGCGAGGTCACCAAGAAGGACGCCTCCGACAACGTCGTGGTGCTCTCGCGCGGCGACGGCACGATCACCGGGATCGAGAGCAAGCCGTCGCGGCCGTCGGCGGGCACGGTGGCCACCGAGATCTTCCTCTACGACACCGAGGCCCTGCTGGGGACGCTGCGCGACCTGCGGCGCGAGCTGTCCGGCGAGCAGGACGACGGCGACAGCGGCATCGGCGACTTCGGCGAGCACCTGCTCCCGCGCCTGGTCGAGACCGGACGCGCCGCCGCGGTCCCGCTGACCGGCTACTGGCGCGACGTCGGCCAGCCCAGCCTCTACCTGCAGTCGCACCGCGACCTGCTCGCCGGCCGGGTCGACGTGTTCGACCACCCCGGCCGGCCGGTCATCTCGCACTGGCCCGACCGCCCCGCGGCGCGCGTGCGCGCGGCGGGGGAGTGCCACGACTCCCTGTTGTCGCCGGGCGCCGACGTGGCCGGCCTCGTCGTCGGCAGCGTGCTCGGCCCCGGCGTCGTGGTGGAGAAGGGCGCCGAGGTCCACGACAGCGTCGTGATGGAGGACTGCGTCATCCGCGCCGGCTCGGTCGTCCGCACGGCCGTCCTCGACGAGCGGTGCGAGGTGCGCGCCGGGGCCCGCGTCGGCGCCGAGCCGTCGCGCCGGGTCGCCCATGACGACGACCTCGTGCTCGCCGGGCGCGACTCGGAGGTCTCGGGCACGGTCGCGGCCGGCGCCCGCCTCGAGCCGGGCTCCGCCGGCTGA
- the nadA gene encoding quinolinate synthase NadA encodes MSLVDLPLLPLGKGRDLDAERGVECPGDLPAASDPDLVARARAAKEALGERVFVLGHHYQRDEVIQFADVTGDSFKLARDAAARPAAEFIVFCGVHFMAESADILTSPSQQVVLPDLAAGCSMADMARLRQVEDAWDALAAAGVQDAVVPVTYMNSSADIKAFCGRNGGVVCTSSNADVALEWAFAQKAAAPGGATVLFLPDQHLGRNTAVLQMGIGLDECVVWDPLQPGGGLTPEELRRARMILWKGHCSVHGRFSEDVVDELRAQHPGINVLVHPECRHEVVLKADLVGSTEFIIKTIEAAEPGTVWAIGTELNLVKRLADAHPDKTIVFLDRNVCYCSTMNRIDLPHLVWALESLVAGTAVNRVAVDPETQADALVALQRMLDLPGTSHRD; translated from the coding sequence ATGAGCCTCGTCGACCTGCCGCTCCTGCCCCTCGGCAAGGGCCGCGACCTCGATGCCGAGCGCGGCGTGGAGTGCCCCGGCGACCTGCCGGCGGCGTCCGACCCCGACCTGGTGGCGCGGGCCCGGGCGGCCAAGGAGGCGCTGGGCGAGCGGGTGTTCGTGCTCGGGCACCACTACCAGCGCGACGAGGTCATCCAGTTCGCCGACGTCACGGGCGACTCGTTCAAGCTCGCACGCGACGCGGCGGCCCGCCCGGCCGCCGAGTTCATCGTCTTCTGCGGCGTCCACTTCATGGCCGAGTCGGCCGACATCCTCACCTCGCCGAGCCAGCAGGTGGTCCTGCCCGACCTGGCCGCCGGGTGCTCGATGGCCGACATGGCCCGCCTGCGCCAGGTCGAGGACGCGTGGGACGCCCTGGCCGCCGCGGGCGTCCAGGACGCCGTCGTCCCGGTGACCTACATGAACTCCAGCGCCGACATCAAGGCGTTCTGCGGGCGCAACGGCGGCGTCGTGTGCACCTCCTCCAACGCCGACGTCGCCCTCGAGTGGGCGTTCGCCCAGAAGGCCGCGGCCCCCGGTGGGGCCACGGTGCTGTTCCTCCCCGACCAGCACCTCGGGCGCAACACCGCGGTGCTCCAGATGGGCATCGGCCTCGACGAGTGCGTCGTGTGGGACCCGCTCCAGCCCGGCGGCGGGCTCACCCCCGAGGAGCTCCGACGGGCCCGGATGATCCTCTGGAAGGGCCACTGCTCGGTGCACGGCCGGTTCTCCGAGGACGTCGTCGACGAGCTCCGGGCCCAGCACCCCGGCATCAACGTGCTGGTCCACCCCGAGTGCCGGCACGAGGTCGTGCTCAAGGCCGACCTGGTGGGCTCGACCGAGTTCATCATCAAGACCATCGAGGCCGCCGAGCCCGGCACGGTGTGGGCGATCGGCACCGAGCTCAACCTCGTCAAGCGGCTGGCCGACGCCCACCCGGACAAGACGATCGTCTTCCTCGACCGCAACGTCTGCTACTGCTCGACGATGAACCGCATCGACCTGCCCCACCTGGTGTGGGCCCTGGAGAGCCTGGTCGCGGGCACGGCGGTCAACCGCGTCGCCGTCGACCCCGAGACCCAGGCCGACGCGCTCGTGGCGCTCCAGCGGATGCTCGACCTGCCCGGCACGTCGCACCGCGACTGA
- a CDS encoding winged helix DNA-binding domain-containing protein, with the protein MTTTRRRISDAERRSRIAVRHALAPARRLDHVETVTRTMTALHATEAATVHLAVAARSEGVTPADVDAALYDHRSVVKQLAMRRTLFVFPRELLPAAWGSASARVAASERRRIAKAIAAGGIADDGARWLDLACAAVLDRLAAGPASTAQLRAEVPELAGTVGGGTDKPWDRPVPVAPWVLTVLGLEARAFRGRNAGHWRLNKPTWTTAEDWLGVVEPPLDEAAGYAALVGQWLTTFGPGTAADIQWWLGSTKTAVTRALADVGAVEVDLDDGSTGWVHPDDVEDTGPVEPWAALLPTLDPTVMGWRGRDFYLDPAHVPFLVDTNGNAGTTAWWDGRVVGCWVQDEMGVVRLSLVEDVATDGRAALEHEAQRLTTWLDGVVIGNVYASRQMKHARLP; encoded by the coding sequence ATGACGACGACACGACGGCGGATCAGCGATGCCGAGCGCCGCAGCCGGATCGCCGTACGCCACGCGCTGGCGCCGGCCCGCCGGCTCGACCACGTCGAGACGGTCACCCGGACGATGACCGCCCTGCACGCGACGGAGGCGGCCACCGTCCACCTCGCCGTCGCCGCCCGCTCCGAGGGGGTCACCCCGGCCGACGTCGACGCGGCGCTCTACGACCACCGCTCGGTGGTCAAGCAGCTCGCGATGCGCCGCACGCTCTTCGTCTTCCCCCGCGAGCTGCTGCCCGCCGCGTGGGGCAGCGCGTCCGCCCGCGTCGCGGCGTCGGAGCGTCGGCGCATCGCCAAGGCGATCGCCGCGGGCGGGATCGCCGACGACGGAGCGCGCTGGCTCGACCTGGCCTGTGCCGCCGTCCTCGACCGGCTCGCCGCCGGTCCGGCGAGCACCGCCCAGCTGCGCGCCGAGGTGCCGGAGCTGGCGGGGACGGTCGGCGGCGGCACGGACAAGCCGTGGGACCGACCGGTGCCGGTCGCCCCGTGGGTGCTCACCGTCCTCGGCCTGGAGGCCCGGGCGTTCCGCGGGCGCAACGCCGGCCACTGGCGGCTCAACAAGCCCACCTGGACGACCGCGGAGGACTGGCTGGGCGTCGTGGAGCCGCCGCTCGACGAGGCGGCGGGCTACGCCGCGCTGGTCGGCCAGTGGCTGACCACCTTCGGGCCCGGCACCGCGGCCGACATCCAGTGGTGGCTCGGCTCGACCAAGACCGCCGTCACGCGGGCGTTGGCCGACGTCGGCGCCGTCGAGGTCGACCTCGACGACGGCTCGACCGGATGGGTGCACCCCGACGACGTCGAGGACACCGGTCCGGTGGAGCCCTGGGCCGCGCTGCTGCCGACCCTCGACCCCACCGTGATGGGGTGGCGGGGCCGCGACTTCTACCTCGACCCCGCCCACGTGCCGTTCCTCGTCGACACCAACGGCAACGCCGGCACCACGGCCTGGTGGGACGGCCGCGTCGTCGGCTGCTGGGTGCAGGACGAGATGGGGGTCGTCCGGCTCTCGCTGGTCGAGGACGTCGCGACCGACGGGCGCGCGGCGCTCGAGCACGAGGCGCAGCGGCTCACCACGTGGCTCGACGGCGTCGTGATCGGCAACGTCTACGCGTCGCGACAGATGAAGCACGCCAGGCTCCCCTGA
- a CDS encoding GAF domain-containing sensor histidine kinase — MNDGRERDRAIAVYGVLHDPPRRELDSLVQLAAQVAGVPFAAVNLLGSEVQHQVATTGFAGADSPVEDSMCRLVVEGGTPIMVEDAGRDVRFARNPWTTGEVAHVRYYGSHPLTTPSGVTIGTLCVFDDRPHEVSEEAAHGLAQLAYRVVDVLELELASRRLAEADARLSTSNERLANFAGQVSHDLKNPLTSISLSLETLELDVEAPDQLDTLARARRGVDRMTALIANLLEFAQQGRAPGDDVVDLAAELSSALDDLTGRLPRECVSAGVLPLVRGDAAQLRAVLMNLLDNAVKFTEPGAVPEVEVDSVPVDGHHRVEVRDRGRGVPEDMRERVFAPLARLDKRVEGSGIGLATCRRIIEAHGGRLGVEARDGGGSVFWFELPRAGA; from the coding sequence GTGAACGACGGCCGGGAGCGAGATCGCGCCATCGCTGTCTACGGCGTCCTCCACGACCCGCCGCGGCGCGAGCTCGACTCGCTCGTGCAGCTCGCCGCCCAGGTGGCCGGCGTCCCGTTCGCGGCGGTCAACCTGCTGGGCTCGGAGGTCCAGCACCAGGTCGCGACGACCGGGTTCGCGGGCGCCGACTCCCCGGTGGAGGACTCGATGTGCCGGCTGGTGGTGGAGGGCGGCACGCCGATCATGGTGGAGGACGCCGGCCGCGACGTGCGGTTCGCGCGGAACCCGTGGACGACCGGCGAGGTCGCCCACGTGAGGTACTACGGCTCCCACCCGCTGACCACGCCGTCCGGCGTCACCATCGGCACGCTCTGCGTCTTCGACGACCGCCCCCACGAGGTCAGCGAGGAGGCGGCCCACGGCCTGGCCCAGCTCGCCTACCGCGTGGTCGACGTCCTCGAGCTCGAGCTCGCCTCGCGGCGTCTCGCCGAGGCCGACGCCCGGCTCAGCACGTCCAACGAGCGCCTGGCCAACTTCGCCGGCCAGGTCAGCCACGACCTCAAGAACCCGCTGACCTCGATCTCCCTGTCGCTCGAGACGCTCGAGCTCGACGTCGAGGCGCCCGACCAGCTCGACACCCTGGCCCGGGCGCGCCGCGGCGTCGACCGGATGACCGCCCTGATCGCCAACCTGCTGGAGTTCGCCCAGCAGGGCCGGGCGCCGGGTGACGACGTCGTCGACCTGGCGGCCGAGCTGTCGTCGGCGCTCGACGACCTGACCGGGCGGTTGCCGCGCGAGTGCGTCTCGGCGGGCGTGCTGCCGCTCGTGCGCGGTGACGCGGCCCAGCTGCGTGCGGTGCTGATGAACCTGCTCGACAACGCCGTGAAGTTCACCGAGCCCGGCGCGGTGCCGGAGGTCGAGGTGGATTCGGTCCCGGTCGACGGGCACCACCGGGTCGAGGTGCGCGACCGCGGCCGCGGCGTCCCCGAGGACATGCGGGAGCGGGTCTTCGCGCCGCTCGCGCGGCTCGACAAGAGAGTCGAGGGCTCGGGCATCGGGTTGGCGACGTGCCGTCGGATCATCGAGGCCCACGGCGGCCGGTTGGGCGTCGAGGCCCGCGACGGCGGTGGCTCGGTGTTCTGGTTCGAGCTGCCCCGCGCCGGCGCCTGA
- the htpX gene encoding zinc metalloprotease HtpX — MATSRFIKDSGLTARMTLTMFLLGALFVALVVAVIQFVGTSFAPVVALIAIGVAFWQWWTSDKVAMRAMRAREVTPEEAPELHGMIDRLCALADMPKPRVGVSDLAVPNAFATGRSPERSVVCVTTGILRTLDAEELEAVLAHELSHVAHRDVLVMTVASSAGIAAGLLMRFAQFGGMSRSRNNNSALPAVLVAVLVSLVVYAVSFLLLRLLSRYRELSADRAGAYLTLKPGSLASALQKISGEAAAIPQRDLRAGSAVGAASALCIVPALHSGLGGLMATHPPLQQRLEQLARIQAELGRPTG, encoded by the coding sequence GTGGCCACCTCCCGCTTCATCAAGGACTCCGGGCTGACCGCCCGGATGACCCTCACCATGTTCCTGCTCGGGGCGTTGTTCGTCGCACTCGTCGTGGCGGTCATCCAGTTCGTGGGCACGAGCTTCGCGCCGGTCGTCGCACTGATCGCGATCGGCGTGGCGTTCTGGCAGTGGTGGACCTCCGACAAGGTCGCGATGCGGGCCATGCGCGCCCGCGAGGTCACGCCCGAGGAGGCGCCCGAGCTGCACGGCATGATCGACCGGCTCTGCGCACTGGCCGACATGCCCAAGCCGCGGGTCGGCGTGTCCGATCTCGCCGTGCCCAACGCGTTCGCCACCGGGCGCTCGCCGGAGCGCTCCGTCGTGTGCGTGACGACCGGGATCCTGCGCACGCTCGACGCCGAGGAGCTCGAGGCGGTGCTCGCCCACGAGCTGAGCCACGTCGCCCACCGCGACGTGCTCGTGATGACGGTCGCCTCGTCGGCCGGCATCGCGGCGGGCCTGCTGATGCGCTTTGCACAGTTCGGCGGGATGAGCCGCTCGCGCAACAACAACAGCGCCCTGCCCGCGGTGCTCGTCGCCGTCCTCGTGAGCCTCGTGGTCTACGCCGTGAGCTTCCTGCTGCTGCGCCTGCTCTCGCGCTACCGCGAGCTCAGCGCCGACCGCGCGGGCGCCTACCTGACCCTCAAGCCGGGCTCGCTGGCCAGCGCCCTGCAGAAGATCAGCGGCGAGGCCGCGGCCATCCCGCAGCGTGACCTGCGGGCCGGGAGCGCCGTCGGGGCGGCGAGCGCGCTGTGCATCGTCCCGGCGCTCCACAGCGGCCTCGGCGGCCTGATGGCGACCCACCCCCCGCTCCAGCAGCGCCTCGAGCAGCTCGCCCGCATCCAGGCCGAGCTCGGCCGGCCCACCGGCTGA
- a CDS encoding PspA/IM30 family protein, with protein MSLMKRISLIFRSKANTALDRAEDPRETLDYSYQRQLELLSKVRRGVADVATSRKRVELQVNQIEQQAAKLQGQAEKAIAAGREDLAREALTRKSGLASQITALKEQQATLQGEEEKLVLAQQRLQAKVEAFRTRKETIKATYTAAEAQTRIGEAMSGIGEEMGDVGLAIQRAEDKTAQMQARGQAIDELIASGALDDASQVNAGDDIARELDALSSGSDVEAELARLKAASNPQAIEAGDGGDILAESPESVRADNEGNEGGRA; from the coding sequence ATGAGTCTCATGAAGCGCATCAGCCTGATCTTCCGCTCCAAGGCGAACACCGCCCTGGACAGGGCGGAGGACCCCCGCGAGACCCTCGACTACAGCTACCAGCGCCAGCTCGAGCTGCTCTCCAAGGTGCGGCGCGGCGTGGCCGACGTGGCCACCAGCCGCAAGCGCGTCGAGCTCCAGGTCAACCAGATCGAGCAGCAGGCCGCCAAGCTCCAGGGCCAGGCCGAGAAGGCAATCGCCGCCGGGCGCGAGGACCTCGCCCGCGAGGCGCTGACCCGCAAGTCGGGGCTCGCCTCCCAGATCACCGCGCTCAAGGAGCAGCAGGCCACGCTCCAGGGCGAGGAGGAGAAGCTGGTCCTGGCCCAGCAGCGGCTGCAGGCGAAGGTCGAGGCCTTCCGCACCCGCAAGGAGACCATCAAGGCCACCTACACCGCGGCCGAGGCGCAGACGCGCATCGGCGAGGCGATGTCGGGCATCGGCGAGGAGATGGGCGACGTCGGCCTCGCCATCCAGCGCGCCGAGGACAAGACCGCCCAGATGCAGGCCCGCGGCCAGGCCATCGACGAGCTGATCGCCTCCGGCGCGCTCGACGACGCCTCCCAGGTCAACGCCGGCGACGACATCGCGCGCGAGCTCGACGCGCTCAGCTCCGGCTCCGACGTGGAGGCCGAGCTGGCCCGTCTCAAGGCCGCCAGCAACCCCCAGGCCATCGAGGCCGGTGACGGGGGCGACATCCTCGCGGAGTCGCCCGAGTCGGTGCGCGCCGACAACGAGGGCAACGAGGGCGGACGCGCATGA
- a CDS encoding DUF3043 domain-containing protein — MFRRTEPEPETPTTVDKAGGKGRPTPKRKEAEAAARARAKVPRTRKEQAAAQRAARGDTSRKMREAMKTGDERYLPARDRGPVRRFIRDFVDSRFSFIELMIPLLIASMVLGYSGNPSMVQLGNTVLFTTLLVIIFDIVMLRFRLRRELARRFPGEPTKGATLYAAMRSLQMKFLRLPKAQVKIGQKLPETYR; from the coding sequence GTGTTCCGACGTACCGAGCCCGAGCCGGAGACCCCCACCACCGTCGACAAGGCGGGTGGCAAGGGTCGGCCCACGCCGAAGCGCAAGGAGGCCGAGGCCGCCGCCCGTGCCCGCGCGAAGGTGCCCCGCACCCGCAAGGAGCAGGCCGCGGCACAGCGCGCCGCGCGCGGCGACACCTCCCGCAAGATGCGCGAGGCGATGAAGACCGGCGACGAGCGCTACCTGCCCGCCCGCGACCGCGGCCCCGTGCGCCGCTTCATCCGCGACTTCGTCGACTCCAGGTTCTCGTTCATCGAGCTGATGATCCCGCTGCTGATCGCGTCGATGGTGCTCGGCTACTCCGGCAACCCCAGCATGGTGCAGCTCGGCAACACCGTGCTGTTCACCACCTTGCTGGTGATCATCTTCGACATCGTCATGCTCCGCTTCCGGCTGCGCCGCGAGCTCGCGCGCCGCTTCCCCGGCGAGCCGACGAAGGGCGCCACTCTCTACGCCGCCATGCGCTCGCTCCAGATGAAGTTCCTCCGACTGCCCAAGGCGCAGGTCAAGATCGGCCAGAAGCTCCCCGAGACCTATCGATGA
- a CDS encoding GNAT family N-acetyltransferase, with the protein MSHTHPPAGGGPSADVSVRVAWADDAAAIASVQVRAWPDLYAGLLPAEVLPTDVAAVAAQWRQALVRPADARNRVLVALERNRVVGFALTSPAADPDCDPVSDGELAEVTLDPGERAKGHGSRLLQAAVDTLAADRFTRAVAWVNAGDDALRTFLVDAGWAPDTAHRELDLDGTGTTTVKQVRLHTAIA; encoded by the coding sequence ATGAGCCACACCCACCCGCCCGCCGGCGGCGGGCCCAGTGCCGACGTGTCCGTCCGCGTGGCCTGGGCCGACGACGCCGCGGCGATCGCGTCCGTGCAGGTGCGGGCCTGGCCCGACCTCTACGCCGGACTGCTGCCGGCCGAGGTCCTGCCGACCGACGTCGCCGCCGTCGCCGCCCAGTGGCGCCAGGCCCTCGTGCGCCCCGCCGACGCGCGCAACCGGGTGCTCGTGGCGCTCGAGCGCAACCGGGTGGTGGGTTTCGCGCTCACCTCGCCGGCCGCCGATCCCGACTGCGACCCCGTCTCCGACGGCGAGCTGGCCGAGGTCACCCTCGACCCCGGCGAGCGGGCCAAGGGCCACGGCTCGCGGCTGCTCCAGGCGGCCGTCGACACCCTCGCCGCCGACCGCTTCACCCGCGCGGTGGCCTGGGTCAACGCCGGCGACGACGCGCTGCGGACCTTCCTGGTCGACGCCGGCTGGGCACCCGACACCGCCCACCGCGAGCTCGACCTCGACGGCACCGGGACGACCACGGTCAAGCAGGTCCGGCTCCACACCGCGATCGCCTGA
- a CDS encoding AzlC family ABC transporter permease — protein MPDAALTPGERSGIVRDGLAVGVATGAYGVGFGAVSVASGLSIAQTCVLSLLMFTGASQFALVGVVAAGGAPMSGAATALLLGTRNTLYGLRMAPLLRWRGWRRAAAAHVLIDESTAMAVNRGTTEGARLGFLTTGTAVFALWNLATLAGALAGEAVGDPRTFGLDAAVGAAFLALLWPRLRERRNVLVAVLAAAVALSVVPVSAAGVPVLAAGGVALLGGVIGRRPDRAAAGPSDDAGGGRP, from the coding sequence GTGCCAGACGCTGCCCTCACCCCCGGTGAGCGGTCGGGCATCGTCCGCGACGGCCTCGCCGTGGGCGTCGCCACCGGGGCGTACGGCGTCGGGTTCGGGGCCGTGTCCGTCGCCTCCGGGCTCAGCATCGCCCAGACGTGCGTGCTGTCCCTGTTGATGTTCACCGGCGCCAGCCAGTTCGCCCTCGTCGGCGTCGTCGCAGCAGGAGGCGCCCCGATGTCGGGTGCCGCCACCGCCCTGCTGCTCGGCACCCGCAACACCCTCTACGGCCTGCGGATGGCCCCGCTCCTGCGGTGGCGGGGGTGGCGACGTGCCGCGGCGGCGCACGTGCTGATCGACGAGTCGACGGCCATGGCGGTCAACCGGGGCACCACCGAGGGCGCCCGGCTCGGCTTCCTCACCACGGGGACCGCGGTCTTCGCCCTGTGGAACCTCGCCACCCTCGCCGGGGCGCTCGCCGGGGAGGCCGTCGGCGACCCCCGCACGTTCGGGCTCGACGCGGCCGTCGGCGCCGCCTTCCTCGCCCTGCTCTGGCCGCGGCTGCGCGAGCGGCGCAACGTCCTGGTCGCCGTCCTCGCCGCGGCCGTGGCGCTGAGCGTCGTGCCGGTCTCCGCGGCAGGCGTGCCCGTGCTGGCCGCGGGTGGCGTCGCGCTGCTCGGCGGGGTGATCGGCCGGCGCCCCGACCGGGCCGCCGCCGGGCCGTCCGACGACGCGGGGGGAGGTCGCCCCTGA
- a CDS encoding AzlD domain-containing protein, with protein MWTAVLVAGVGCYLLKLAGLSLPERVLAHPTVERVADLIPVALLAALVAVQAFSSGTSLALDARALGLAFAVVALLLRAPFLVVVVGASVVAALARLL; from the coding sequence ATGTGGACCGCCGTCCTGGTGGCCGGAGTCGGCTGCTACCTCCTCAAGCTCGCGGGGCTGTCGCTGCCCGAGCGCGTCCTGGCCCATCCCACGGTGGAGCGGGTCGCCGACCTCATCCCCGTCGCCCTGCTCGCCGCGCTGGTCGCCGTGCAGGCGTTCTCCTCGGGCACGTCACTCGCGCTGGACGCCCGGGCCCTCGGCCTCGCCTTCGCGGTGGTCGCGCTGCTGCTGCGGGCGCCGTTCCTCGTCGTCGTGGTGGGGGCGTCGGTCGTGGCGGCACTGGCCCGCCTCCTGTGA